The genomic segment CGCCTACTGGCGATCCACGCCCACCCTGACGATGAGTCGAGCAAGGGGGCAGCAACCATGGCGCAGTACGCCGCTGAAGGTAACCGAGTAATGGTTGTGACCTGCACAGGTGGAGAGCGTGGAGACATTCTCAACCCTGCAATGGATAAGCCTGGAATCTTAGATAATATTTCTGCGGTTCGTCAGGAAGAGATGGCTAAAGCGATGGAAATCCTTGGCACCGAGCACAAGTGGCTGGGTTATGAGGATTCCGGATTACCCCAAGGTGATCCTTTGCCACCTCTACCAGAGGGCTGCTTTGCACTAGAGGACTCGGAGAAAGTTACCCGAGATCTAGTGAAAATTCTTCGTGAGTTCCGCCCGCACGTCATTATTACTTATGACGAAAACGGTGGATATCCGCACCCAGATCACCTCAAGGTGCATGAGGTTTCTATGCTTGCCTGGGAAAAATCAGGGGATGCGGCTTTTGCCCCAGAGCTTGGTGCTGCATGGGAACCATTGAAGTTGTACTACACCCATGGCTTTATCCGCCAGCGCATGGAGATGTTCCATAATTTGTTGCTGGAGCAGGGAAAGCCAAGTCCATATACTCCGATGCTGGAGAGGTGGCGGGCTAATCAGGCTGACATCATGGCTAGGGTAACTACTCAAGTTCCAAGTGAACGCTTCTTTGATCAGCGTGATGATGCACTCCGTGCGCATGCAACACAGATCGATCCAGCAGGTGCTTTCTTTGGCACTCCAGTTGAAGTGCAGCGTCGACTGTGGCCAACTGAGGAGTTCGAATTAGCCAAGACTCGGGTGAAAACTTCGATCCCTGAAGATGACCTGTTTGCCGGAATCGCACCCGATACAGAATAATGCAGTTAGACCACATCCTTTAGGAAGGACCTTTTCGGCGTGATTGACCTTAGCTCTGTATTCACTACAGCTGCCGGCATGTATAACGACACCACCATGACTATCTTGGCTCAACAGCAGCAAGGTGGACCGCTTGGACCAGAATTCGGAAAGGCCTCGCCGGTTGGTTTATTGCTAATTATCGCGATGCTGGTTGCCGTGCTTGTTCTGGGCTGGGCATTCCATCGACGCTGGTCTCGTATGAATCGTCGGCGTATCTTCGCAGAGCG from the Corynebacterium crudilactis genome contains:
- the mca gene encoding mycothiol conjugate amidase Mca — its product is MSGLRLLAIHAHPDDESSKGAATMAQYAAEGNRVMVVTCTGGERGDILNPAMDKPGILDNISAVRQEEMAKAMEILGTEHKWLGYEDSGLPQGDPLPPLPEGCFALEDSEKVTRDLVKILREFRPHVIITYDENGGYPHPDHLKVHEVSMLAWEKSGDAAFAPELGAAWEPLKLYYTHGFIRQRMEMFHNLLLEQGKPSPYTPMLERWRANQADIMARVTTQVPSERFFDQRDDALRAHATQIDPAGAFFGTPVEVQRRLWPTEEFELAKTRVKTSIPEDDLFAGIAPDTE